In the genome of Treponema pedis, one region contains:
- a CDS encoding right-handed parallel beta-helix repeat-containing protein, with the protein MKKTVSVFVFVSVILMSINAAEYYVSKETGRNGNAGTKDAPFKNIEKAAEIAQAGDKIYVAEGNYYGVRDKGFIMIKNAVEIYGGYSKDFSKRDILKYKTLVMPPVSSNGTGRTNKTMEFDIKNGNGKKLVIDGIIFDKGDSNGYHPTKGKPAGVETGMLVLPPGQGINGKETKVLTTEKAILGGSIMKCDVLIQNCLFNNASNFAIQFGGSGDVKILNNVFTANAMAACEIWGKENKATSITLEFAYNTVLFTWPRTHTFEDMGYGFRVMTKVEVNCHHNIIGLSALSAIDRCRIDSPEAMEKGRKVLVDNNRFFMNKQADVTLPGLGTFEYIWVKDFEDVDRFNSAEGNEELKNVQGLKNAINKAYLEGFLNATYKEKTDYDPNSPANEFRRAMGMNQTGKITSDVSMFANKYPQSDALKLFGAVSGFGAQAIK; encoded by the coding sequence ATGAAAAAAACAGTTAGTGTTTTTGTTTTTGTAAGCGTTATTCTAATGTCAATTAACGCTGCAGAGTACTATGTTTCAAAAGAAACGGGTAGGAACGGAAATGCGGGTACAAAGGATGCCCCGTTTAAAAACATTGAAAAGGCGGCCGAAATCGCTCAAGCGGGAGACAAAATCTATGTCGCAGAGGGTAATTATTACGGCGTTCGGGACAAGGGTTTTATTATGATTAAAAATGCCGTTGAAATTTACGGAGGCTATTCCAAGGATTTTTCAAAACGGGATATTTTAAAGTATAAAACGCTTGTTATGCCGCCCGTATCGTCCAACGGAACCGGAAGAACAAATAAAACGATGGAGTTCGATATTAAAAACGGCAACGGTAAAAAGCTCGTAATCGACGGTATTATTTTCGATAAGGGCGATTCAAACGGTTATCATCCTACAAAGGGAAAACCTGCCGGCGTTGAAACCGGAATGCTTGTGTTGCCTCCCGGACAGGGCATAAACGGAAAAGAAACTAAGGTTCTGACTACCGAAAAGGCAATACTAGGCGGCAGCATTATGAAATGCGACGTACTTATTCAAAACTGTCTATTCAACAATGCTTCCAATTTTGCCATTCAATTCGGAGGTTCGGGCGATGTAAAAATCCTCAACAACGTATTTACCGCAAATGCAATGGCTGCCTGCGAAATTTGGGGAAAAGAAAACAAGGCGACTTCCATAACCTTGGAATTTGCTTATAACACCGTATTATTTACTTGGCCGCGCACCCATACGTTTGAAGATATGGGCTACGGCTTCCGTGTTATGACAAAGGTTGAAGTAAACTGCCATCATAATATTATAGGTCTTTCGGCTCTTTCCGCGATTGACCGATGCCGTATCGACAGCCCCGAAGCAATGGAAAAAGGAAGAAAGGTACTCGTAGATAACAACCGCTTCTTTATGAATAAACAGGCCGATGTAACCCTGCCCGGTTTAGGAACTTTTGAATACATCTGGGTAAAAGACTTTGAAGATGTTGACCGCTTTAACAGTGCGGAAGGCAATGAAGAACTTAAAAACGTACAAGGCTTAAAAAATGCTATAAACAAGGCTTATTTGGAAGGGTTTTTAAATGCAACATATAAGGAAAAAACCGATTATGACCCGAATTCTCCTGCAAATGAATTCAGAAGGGCAATGGGTATGAATCAAACCGGTAAGATAACATCCGATGTTTCGATGTTTGCAAATAAGTATCCGCAAAGCGATGCTTTAAAACTTTTCGGTGCCGTAAGCGGTTTCGGAGCTCAAGCTATAAAATAA
- a CDS encoding polysaccharide biosynthesis protein, with amino-acid sequence MTNLPIKQNPSIYIVGAGFAGTAIAKEISSKEIFGKVSAFLDDDPKKIGTKIDGVPVLGSISEAVRLIRIDSGAEALIAIPSISSERLREIFGILKNAGFSRIKLLPAISQIIDGSAHLVQARDIDPQDLLSRTPVKISLKKSLAYLRGKRVLITGAGGSIGSELARQLLSGGAERLYLFGHGENSIYQIHKELKLLQSGGVGDKATIVPIIGELKDRNYMRYIINRLKCDAVFHTAAYKHVPLMEENPVAVIENNVFGTKNLLDACLEFGVKKFVLISTDKAVEPVSAYGLSKMLNEKSVLQAAEKAKNSNENSAYMFVRFGNVLGSRGSIFPLFVEQIKTGGPVTVTDKKMTRYFMTIPEACSLVLQTGGVGKSGQSYLLDMGEPVNIFETAKQLIRYMGFEPEKDIKIEIIGVREGERLEEPLWSKSEYLEKTDYEKIMLLKDSVPFDSDRLNYLLEKLAPFCFYTEGKEDLFRNKDKMKNFIRNEGLVL; translated from the coding sequence ATGACAAATCTTCCGATTAAACAAAACCCTTCCATATACATTGTAGGAGCAGGCTTTGCAGGAACCGCAATTGCAAAAGAAATTTCTTCAAAAGAAATTTTCGGCAAGGTTTCGGCCTTTTTAGATGACGACCCGAAAAAGATAGGAACAAAAATTGACGGGGTCCCGGTTTTAGGTTCAATATCGGAAGCGGTGCGCTTAATCAGAATCGACTCGGGAGCGGAAGCCCTAATTGCAATTCCGAGTATAAGCTCCGAACGTTTACGCGAAATTTTCGGAATACTCAAAAATGCCGGATTTTCACGTATAAAACTTTTACCTGCAATTTCGCAAATTATAGACGGTTCCGCCCATTTAGTGCAGGCAAGAGATATTGACCCGCAGGACTTACTTAGCCGCACACCCGTAAAAATAAGTTTAAAAAAAAGCCTCGCATATTTAAGGGGAAAACGTGTTTTAATAACCGGAGCGGGAGGCTCAATCGGAAGCGAACTTGCACGCCAACTTTTATCCGGCGGTGCGGAACGGCTTTATCTTTTCGGACACGGAGAAAATTCCATTTATCAAATTCATAAAGAATTAAAGCTGCTTCAATCCGGAGGAGTAGGAGATAAAGCAACAATAGTGCCGATTATAGGCGAATTAAAAGACCGTAACTATATGCGCTACATTATCAACAGATTAAAATGCGATGCCGTTTTTCATACGGCGGCTTATAAACACGTTCCGCTTATGGAAGAAAACCCCGTAGCCGTAATCGAAAACAATGTTTTCGGAACAAAAAATCTTTTAGACGCCTGTTTGGAATTCGGAGTAAAAAAATTTGTTTTAATTTCTACGGATAAAGCCGTAGAACCCGTTTCCGCTTACGGTCTTTCAAAAATGTTAAATGAAAAATCGGTTTTACAAGCTGCGGAAAAAGCAAAAAATTCCAACGAAAATTCGGCTTATATGTTTGTACGTTTCGGAAATGTTCTCGGCTCCCGCGGCTCTATTTTTCCTCTTTTTGTAGAGCAGATAAAAACGGGAGGCCCCGTAACGGTAACCGATAAAAAAATGACGCGTTATTTTATGACTATTCCGGAAGCCTGCTCCCTCGTGCTTCAAACCGGCGGAGTCGGAAAATCAGGACAATCTTATCTTCTTGATATGGGAGAACCCGTAAATATTTTTGAAACTGCAAAGCAGTTAATCCGTTACATGGGCTTTGAACCTGAAAAAGATATTAAAATAGAAATTATCGGTGTCCGCGAGGGAGAGCGCCTGGAAGAGCCTCTTTGGTCAAAAAGCGAATATTTGGAAAAAACCGATTACGAAAAAATAATGCTTTTAAAAGATTCCGTTCCGTTTGATTCGGACAGGTTAAACTACCTCCTCGAAAAACTGGCTCCGTTTTGTTTTTACACGGAAGGGAAAGAAGACCTTTTCCGAAATAAAGATAAAATGAAAAACTTTATACGTAACGAAGGGTTAGTTTTATAA
- the loaP gene encoding antiterminator LoaP, with the protein MNYYVVQVSTGKENLFVESGEKNEAEFEREYSIIFPQRVLKIKKSGKFTEKKAAVFPGYVFIRSEEITPDTYHSVRKLKGFYRFLPNNQEPLPLKGKDLDILKHFISFGCVANISVAVFDENDRIQILDGPLKGLEGQIIKVDRRKGRAKVKLDMYQNSFAIDFGFTQLSQMGKKREDVNDKSSD; encoded by the coding sequence ATGAATTACTATGTCGTGCAGGTAAGTACAGGGAAAGAAAACCTTTTTGTAGAATCCGGCGAAAAAAATGAAGCGGAGTTCGAAAGGGAATACTCTATCATTTTCCCGCAAAGAGTTTTAAAAATAAAAAAAAGCGGAAAATTTACCGAAAAAAAAGCGGCGGTTTTTCCCGGTTATGTTTTTATAAGGTCGGAAGAAATTACGCCGGATACTTACCATTCCGTCAGAAAATTAAAAGGCTTTTATCGTTTTTTACCGAATAATCAGGAGCCCTTGCCTTTGAAAGGAAAAGACTTGGACATATTAAAACACTTTATTTCCTTCGGCTGTGTAGCGAATATTTCCGTTGCGGTATTTGACGAAAATGACCGCATTCAAATTTTAGACGGCCCGTTAAAGGGGCTTGAAGGACAAATAATAAAAGTAGATAGAAGAAAAGGAAGAGCAAAGGTAAAATTGGATATGTACCAAAATTCCTTTGCTATAGATTTCGGGTTTACTCAGCTCAGTCAAATGGGCAAAAAACGGGAGGATGTAAATGACAAATCTTCCGATTAA